From the Nodularia sphaerocarpa UHCC 0038 genome, the window ACTCTGATAAAAAATTGCAATTTACCCAATAAAAAGCACCTAAAAAAGGCACTTTTAGCGATGAATTGTATTGAAGTGTACCCAAAAATTTAAGCCCGATAATTGTTAGTTCGAGGACTGCGAGCGCCCAGAACAGCACCCATAAGAGCCGCAGCTAAACTCAACAAAGAACCCAATACAAACCACCACAAAGCCCTGGAAGTAGCCGCAGCAATTTGGCGAGCTTGTTCAGCAGTGACAGTAGTTGGCGGTACGGGTGCGCCTGGTTGAACTACCTGGGGTACAGCTACTGCAACATTGGGAGCCACAACACCAAAAGTACCCCAGACTCCACTTGCTAATAGCCAAGAACTCAAGGCGATAGTAGTAGCCCAGAGAATTGCGCCATTGAGCAGGGCTGTATTCCGGTTCATTGGCCCACAAGCACGAGTTGTCACCCAAGCGCCAATGAATAGGGAAATTAACAAAGCCAGAGTTGACCAAATTCCCACATTAGCCGCAATATCAGGCGTTATGGTTCTGGGCGCTCCTGAACCGGCAATTGCACCTGCGCCGATAGCACCAAATAAGGAACTCAAAATTAATTGAGTAGCTAAAGCCACCAACACGCCAGCAATTATTGGACCCCAGCGCACTCGATCATGATATTCAGCTACTCTACCTGCTACTGCGGGTTCATTAATAACATCATCGCCTACGCGATTCACGTATGACATAGTTTATTTTCTCCGTTGCTTTATCAGCAAAGTTTTTTCTCAGGTATATTCATTTGATGATTCATGCTTATGCTTAAAATTAAATTCCCAGATATGATTTTTAATATCTATCAATAGAAGGAGTTAATTACTCTATCTACAGCAGGATTAACTAAAATTATTTAATAAATATCTATTAAAATTATTGATTCTTTATGTCTGGATTTTTTAGGTTTTAATATTTATATTTATTTGTGATTTGGATATAGTGTTCAATAGTTGGGGAAATTCTTTTCAATTAGTTTGTAATGAGTGTAGTGCGACAAACAAGATTCTTGCTTTCTCTCCTTGCTGGGTATCTGAGCCTCTCGCTCAACAAGAATCTTGCTCCCTCTCCTTACTAAGGAGAGGGTTGGGGTGAGGTTTCATAGGTATTTATAAATAAAAAAATCGCTAAGGGGTAATTATATTGAAGACATTACCCATTAGCCAAGAACAAAATAACATTAAAAAACTAACGCATTTTTACAGCAGTACCTGTGGCTGTAATCAGCAACAAAACTCCGGTCTGATCAACATTGAGATTGATTGTGCCAGTATCAAATTCAATACCAATTACAGCATCTGCGCCTAAACGCTGGGCGCGTTGTTTTAATTCTTCTATTGCCTTTTGTTGACCCTGCTCAAATAGACGCTCATAGCTAGCAGTCCGACCACCGATAATATCTCGAATGCTGGCAAAAAAGTCTCGGATGAAATTACTACCGTAGACGACTTCTGCCGTCACAATACCTAAATATGATTCAATCACAGCACCTTGAATCACATCTGTCGTAGTTACAATCATAAATTACTCCCGTCACTTAATTTTGGATTTTGGATTTTAGATTTTAGATTTTAGATTTTAGATTAACCCCATACATCAATGTAATTGCTCAGAAATTTTTCGGTAGGTGAGTTTCAAATCTCCCTGCTCCCTGCTCCCTGCTCCTCTGCCTCTTTGGGTGTGTCTGGCTGATCTTTGTCCGTAGATTCTCTAGTAGCATCATAACAAGGCCAGATACCTTCTATTTGTGTAGGGGGAAGGCAAGAGGACAATGACTGATCACAAAAGGCATTTTGTCCAACCACAAATTGATTTGCGAGATATACTAAATACTTTATAATAATCAATCTGTCCTTTAGTATAAAGTCAGGATGTTTTCTGCTGTGAAAAAGTATCACAATTGACATTTTATTAAATTGCTGTGAATGTTGATAAATACAGTTTTCAAAACTCAAATTTTTTGTTTTAATGTACAAAAAAAAGTCCCCTAAAATTTCAGGAATTTGACTGTGTACAAACGCATATCACTTGTAGTTGGTGTTCTGTTCTTAGGATTTAGTGCCGTTAGCATCCCCTCGGTGGCTCAGGCTCAGGTACTGATGGCGCAAACCACAAACCCCCAATTAAAGAGACTCTTTGAGGAAGGAGAGAGGCTGGTGGCTGCTAATGACTATAATGGGGCGATCGCCATTTATCAACAAGCTGCTCAGATCGAGCCAAAAAATGCTAAAATCCATTCTGGCATTGGCTACCTCTATGCCCAACAAGGAAATTTTCCCCCAGCCCTAGCTTCTTATCGTCGGGCGATCGCTATTGACACTAATAATAGTGATTTTCATTACGCTGTAGGTTACATCAAAGTTAATATGGGTGACACCAAAGGAGCGACACAATCTTACCGTCGCGCCATCCAGCTAAACCGTAACCATTTAAATGCTTATTTGGGATTAGGTATCACTCAAGCCCGGATGGGAGACTTTACAGCAGCTAATTGGGCTTACCAAGAAGCCATTAAACTTAATCCCAATAATGCCCAAACTTATGAGTTTATGGCTTTGATGTATAAACAGCGACGACAAACCGCACAAGCCAACAACGTGCTTCAGAAAGCCCGTAACTTGTATCAACGCCGAAATGACTCGGCGGGAGTGAACAGGATAGATGGGATGTTGCGGGAGTTAGGAGGCTAAATCAGTGAACAGTTATCAGTTATCAGTTATCAAGGCGTATATTGGGGAATTTACACTCTCCAGCAACACCTACTACTAATCAAGTTTATTGGATTTGCAGTTGGGCATTTTGTTCATACCGACTCATGTAGGGTTAGGGGTGGTTTGAGTCTGATAGACATTTTTCACAGCAGCCCAATTACTGGCAATTGGCATTCGCCAACCAGTACCAAAGGCGCGATCAGTAATTTTTAATCCTGGGGGTGCTTGTCGGCGTTTAAATTCAGCCCGCGCCACCATCTGAATAACTCGATTGACAATTACCGGATCATGGCCTGCGGCGACAATTTGGGCTGCTGATTGGTGGTTATGGATCAGGTGTTGCAGGATATCGTCTAAGATTTCGTAGTCTGGTAGAGAATCTTGATCAAGTTGACCGGGTTTGAGTTCAGCGCTGGGTGCTTTGGTGAGAATATTTTGGGGAATAATTTCGCTATGGCGATTTAACCAATGGCAAAGTGAATAAACACGGGTTTTGGGAACATCAGCAATTACAGCCAACCCGCCATTCATATCACCGTAAAGGGTGCAGTAACCTACTGCCATTTCTGACTTGTTACCAGTGGATAATAGCAGATAACCAAATTTGTTGGCGATCGCCATCAATAAATTACCGCGAATCCGGGACTGGATATTCTCCTCAGCAATACCAAATTCAGTCCCAGCAAACAAATCAGCTAAGGTGTGATCAAACCCTTGCATTAATTCCCCTATCTTTAAGATAGTGGTTTGAATACCCAAATTTTCCGCTAATGCCAAAGCATCGGTGACAGAATGTGATGAACTGTAGGGAGAAGGCATGAGGACACCGAGGACATTTTCTTTACCAAGGGCTACAGATGCGATCGCAGCGACTAAAGCCGAATCAATTCCCCCACTTAAACCCAGCACCACTTTAGAAAAACCACACTTTTGGGCATAGTCTCGCACTCCCAACACCAAAGCCTGCCAAATTTCCTCTGCTTCTGACTGATAAGCAGGTGCGACAGAACTCAACTGTAAATCTCGCTGCGCCTCATCAAATTCCACCATCACCAAATCAGTGGTAAAACCATTAGCACGACAGACAATTTCACCTTGACGATTCAAAGCAAAACTGCGACCATCAAAAATTAAATCGTCATTTCCACCGACTTGATTAGTATAAATTATCGGTTGTGCAAAACGTACCGCGCTATGCTTCAGCATAGATTCGCGATACTGCTGCTTACTCAGACTGTAGGGTGAAGCAGATAAATTGACAATTATATCAACCCGCAAAATTGCTAAATCAGCAACGGGATTTACTGCATAACTACGTTTACCTAAAAAGTCTTCATCGTTCCATAAATCTTCGCAAATAGTGACACCAATATCAAGATTATCTAGAGTGAAATAACTAGCTTGTACACCAGATTCAAAATAACGGTTTTCATCAAAGACATCATAAGTAGGTAAAAGCCGCTTATGAAAAATTTGCTTAATTTTACCTTCTTCTAACAAAGCGATGCTATTAAATAAACTTTTACCGCCAGTGGTATGCGCTTTTACATTTGGGGAAACAGTTCCTACCAATACAGCTAAATTAGGTGGTAAATCTATGGCTAGTTGTTTTAATGTTATCGCCATCCCTGCTACAAAACTAGGATTTAGTAATAAATCCCTTGGGGGATAGCCACACAAAGAAAGTTCTGGTGTTAATAATAAACGCGCACCTTTAGCAGATGCTTCTTGGGCTGCTGACAGAATTTTTTGAGCATTACCGGGTAAATCACCAATGGTAGGATTTAGTTGAGCGATAGTAATTTTCATTTTTGATTTTGAAGTACATCATAGCCCCCTCCTCGCATCCCCTCAATCCCCCCGCAACGGGGGGAAGAAAAGGATAAACCTTTGATATGGGAGGGGGTTGGGGGTGGGGTTATTGTATCTCACTTAACTGATAACCGCCATAGTCAAATAAATACTAAAGGTTTATCTTTCAAAGGCGCAAAAGCCTCAGCATCAAACTTATATAAACTAGCCGGACGACCAGCACCCCGTGAAACTTTGATTCCGGTATCGGACAAAAAACCTAACTTCAGTAACCGCGCCCGAAAGTTAGAATAATCGGCGAAATTGTCGCCTAAAACTGTGGTGTATAACTGATACAAATCATTTAATGTAAAGCTGGCTGGCAAAACATCAAAAGCCACCGGACTATACTCTAACTTATTTCGTAAACGTCTGTGTCCATAAGCCAAAACTTGATTATGATCAAAAGCTAATTGCGGAACATCTTTAACTGGATACCAAGCAATACCAGAGACTTTATCAGCAATTAATTCTGCTTCCTCAAATCTCACCAGAGCAAAGTAACTAACAGATAGATAACGTACACCATAACTATCAGTAGCTTCTCGTGGGTCACGATGGGGACCGCCAAAGGTATATAACTGTTCTAAATAGAGATTATTCACGCGAATTTTCTCTGCCATAATCCGATAGGCAGCATCTTCTAAAGATTCTCCTTGACGTACCAAAGTACCGGGAAAACTCCAAGAATTTAAAAATGGTTCCTGCTGTCGCATGATTAACAGAACTAGCAGCCGATTTTGGGCGGTATCTACAGAAAAAATGACATTATCAACACCAACCTTAAAATCGGCTAAAGGTTGTTGATTTAGTGGAATTGGTAACTTTTTGTGGTTGCGTCCTGGCATTTGTACAAATGCTCTTGATGAATATAAGCGACAATTGGGGGAGTAAGGGCTTGAGTATCTCCATGTTCACGATAGGCGGTGGAAGAAACATCGATACCAGTTAAACTAGCGATCGCAATCTTCCCGCCCAGATTTTGCACCGCCTCCAAGCTATACTCATCTATGGCATATCCTGGTCGTGGCACAACGAGGAGTTGCACCTGCTGTAACAAATCTTCAATGCGATACCAGCGCGGTAACTGATGCAATAAATCAGAACCAATCACCAAAGTAAACTCAGCATCCTCACCCCAGCGAGACTTAGCTTTTTCCAGAGTTTCCAGAGTTCTGAAACTACTCAAATCCTGTTCCAAAGCAATATTCTGCCGTGGCGTATCAATATCCGTAATCAACAATTGCAGCATAGCCGCCCGATGTGACAAAGGTGTTTGATGAGACTTAAAAGGATTATCAGCCGCCCAAACTGCCACCCAATCATAACACTCAGATAACCATCTGAGAATTTTTTGATGTCCAGCCGTCGGCGGGTCAGCACTAGTACCAAACAAAGCAATTCTCATCTCTGTGTCCTCTCTACGAGACGCTGCGCGAACTGCGCCTCTGCGGTTCGATTCTTCGTCTTCAAAATCAACTGCTGCAACGGGGCTGAAATCTCCATCTCCACCCCCACCGGATCATGCAAACGGCGAGTTTCCTG encodes:
- a CDS encoding NAD+ synthase gives rise to the protein MKITIAQLNPTIGDLPGNAQKILSAAQEASAKGARLLLTPELSLCGYPPRDLLLNPSFVAGMAITLKQLAIDLPPNLAVLVGTVSPNVKAHTTGGKSLFNSIALLEEGKIKQIFHKRLLPTYDVFDENRYFESGVQASYFTLDNLDIGVTICEDLWNDEDFLGKRSYAVNPVADLAILRVDIIVNLSASPYSLSKQQYRESMLKHSAVRFAQPIIYTNQVGGNDDLIFDGRSFALNRQGEIVCRANGFTTDLVMVEFDEAQRDLQLSSVAPAYQSEAEEIWQALVLGVRDYAQKCGFSKVVLGLSGGIDSALVAAIASVALGKENVLGVLMPSPYSSSHSVTDALALAENLGIQTTILKIGELMQGFDHTLADLFAGTEFGIAEENIQSRIRGNLLMAIANKFGYLLLSTGNKSEMAVGYCTLYGDMNGGLAVIADVPKTRVYSLCHWLNRHSEIIPQNILTKAPSAELKPGQLDQDSLPDYEILDDILQHLIHNHQSAAQIVAAGHDPVIVNRVIQMVARAEFKRRQAPPGLKITDRAFGTGWRMPIASNWAAVKNVYQTQTTPNPT
- a CDS encoding tetratricopeptide repeat protein, encoding MYKRISLVVGVLFLGFSAVSIPSVAQAQVLMAQTTNPQLKRLFEEGERLVAANDYNGAIAIYQQAAQIEPKNAKIHSGIGYLYAQQGNFPPALASYRRAIAIDTNNSDFHYAVGYIKVNMGDTKGATQSYRRAIQLNRNHLNAYLGLGITQARMGDFTAANWAYQEAIKLNPNNAQTYEFMALMYKQRRQTAQANNVLQKARNLYQRRNDSAGVNRIDGMLRELGG
- a CDS encoding NUDIX hydrolase; translation: MPGRNHKKLPIPLNQQPLADFKVGVDNVIFSVDTAQNRLLVLLIMRQQEPFLNSWSFPGTLVRQGESLEDAAYRIMAEKIRVNNLYLEQLYTFGGPHRDPREATDSYGVRYLSVSYFALVRFEEAELIADKVSGIAWYPVKDVPQLAFDHNQVLAYGHRRLRNKLEYSPVAFDVLPASFTLNDLYQLYTTVLGDNFADYSNFRARLLKLGFLSDTGIKVSRGAGRPASLYKFDAEAFAPLKDKPLVFI
- a CDS encoding YbjQ family protein, translating into MIVTTTDVIQGAVIESYLGIVTAEVVYGSNFIRDFFASIRDIIGGRTASYERLFEQGQQKAIEELKQRAQRLGADAVIGIEFDTGTINLNVDQTGVLLLITATGTAVKMR
- a CDS encoding nicotinate-nucleotide adenylyltransferase, translating into MRIALFGTSADPPTAGHQKILRWLSECYDWVAVWAADNPFKSHQTPLSHRAAMLQLLITDIDTPRQNIALEQDLSSFRTLETLEKAKSRWGEDAEFTLVIGSDLLHQLPRWYRIEDLLQQVQLLVVPRPGYAIDEYSLEAVQNLGGKIAIASLTGIDVSSTAYREHGDTQALTPPIVAYIHQEHLYKCQDATTKSYQFH